The DNA segment ttatcgagctattgggactccgaaaacgtaaagaacattaaaaacggggcttggaatcacttactatggagcttgaaagcttgaaacaaaccctagctatggagaacccttgaaatttcatgctaatgaagaagatgatgaattttttgttatttttccctttttatttcatttaatatccaaatgaccaaaatgcccttccttattaaactttcaaaaattccatccatgtcctattttgtccatgaacttagaaattggtaaaattgttatttaaaccctcctaattaatattccaaagcaatttcatactaaaaacttctagaatgcaagctttgcaaattattcgatttaatccctaatatcaacttaagcactttatgcataacatttcatcacgaaattttcacacaatcatgcaatcatatcatgaacctcaaaataataataaaataaatttttctacctcagatttgtggtttcgcaaccactattccgtttaggccctatttcgggatgttacatttctcccccccccttttagggattttcgtccccaaaaatcttacctgtgaagagatttgggtactattttcgcatagcctcttcgggttcccatgtagcctcgtctaccccatgtctattccatagtactttcacaagtgcaatacttttgttccttaattgctttatctactaatacatgcttgcctaatggattcgatactttaatcacaaattctgtagattctataggcatacttgtactagacatcaatttcttgcaaacatatgaatgagttgaacccggatcaatcaaagcaataacattaatatcatatagagaaaatatacccgtaatcacattggggaaggatgcctcttcgcgtgcacgaatagcataagtccttgcgggggctctaacatctggtctcacagccGAATCTCTTGAGGTAtctctgttacttgctcctactcccgGTTGCCTTGGTGTTCTGCCTCTAGTAGGAGTATTTCTggatctagcactctgtgttatctctcgattagccacctctggacattctcgtacaaaatgacCTAGAGCACCGCATTTTTAACAAACATTTTTGCTtgcccgacaaggaccataatgaagtctgCCACACCGTGAACACCTTGATCTACCCTGTccaacattacctacactcgcaATCGAGGTGTTCTGAGCCTTCGAATCCTTAAATCTGctgcctctattctgactagaatacccggctgagaaactagatctggtagaaaactcctttggtcttttggatgtagcctggaatgacctgctcatctgtctcttctttgtatcttgtgtctctgtctcaactttgccttttgtttttaacagctcctctgccttacaggctctctcaactaaaatgacgaactcttttatttttaggaCACCCACTAATAGTCGGATATTATCATTTAActcatcctcaaaccttttacacataatagcctctgtggacacacattctcgagcatatttactaagcctgacaaattcgcgctcataatcggtcactgtcatattaccttgtttcaattccaggaattcctttctcttctgatcaataaacctctgactgatttactttttacgaaattcctcctgaaagaaatcccaagtgacattctcctttggtacaactgatacaagtgtcttccaccagtagtaggctgagtatctaagaagtgatactacacatttcatacattcctcgggtgtacaagataattcgtcaaagactctgatagtattttctaaccaaaattctgctctttctgcatcatcatcttttgttgctcggaactcttctaccccttgtttcctgattctatcaactggtggcttttctcttatcactgtacctgtgactgggggagcttgagctacatgggtagcctgagaatcatgagggggtggaggtctaactgccggattcgtacgaacgaactcagcaaacaaatcattcagagcttggaagagagcttctcgagtcactcctccctgattaactgttactggcctattctcagatggtGCTGCCCCTTCCGTGGGAGCAGGCACATTACTTTCTAtatcatcatcaccagctcgctcgggatccattactataaaacaaaatatctaaaaatcgtcaggagtcgtcacactatcaaaatacaggtatggcatgtatagctagacttttaatCACACTAACTgttctgagaaccgactaaaactgctctgataccaataaatgtaacacccccacgcccgaaaccgtcaccggagtcaagcttgaggtgttactaaacttgtcttaccttttaaacaactctaaaccacttattttaattttcggaataaactatttttctatgtcatggttgcttaaaaattcatttctcaagtttcaaaactccaaattaagatctgtaaattttttctgaaactagactcatatatatatctactaatttttttatagaatttttgacttagcaaattagtacagtttattagttaaagttacccctgtttcagaattcgactgcactggcctctacttactacgaaccacttttttCTCTGTACAAGAATCATATGACTATatagtttgtttctattaaaactagatttaataaggattctaaccatataaattaaaccacctaattatttttttaaaatttatggtgaatttataaagttggaacaggggatccagaaatcgctctggccctatttcaccaaaactcagataccctataaaatacaaaacctttacctgtttttcttattctaaatgaaaatagacacaacgagctttaatttcatatattattcaccatcaacccatgaCTCTataatttcttgtgatttttcaaaatcccgttatttctgatacttgaatctgtttttaagttacttccacatttttcttagttttcatgtgatagttactacttaatcatacatactattaaacatgtatatcatcagccactctattagctaatcactagcaagtatttacacatcattcattgatcatatcatatcaaaagaaaccaagttcctatacatgccatacacaaaactaaacgtctaactataccaatgtgatttcttcgatagtgtgatcgggtctccgacgtttccttcgatccctgagtggcttgataaaaactataaaaaaaataaagagagtaagcactaggcttagtaagcttacaagcaaataaagtacaacattcaacataatgaataattatacataatgtcacctagcctcataaactttctttacttctcattttctaccttcttctttactcacttaccttctttcttacctgacctttcactattcataaatataatctaccttctcttttgctgataattcactgtaatttaacgtgtacaatggcccgttgaaccactcggaatactaaggatactagggtcgttcctgtctatcaatatcctgccaatgccatgtcttcgacatggacttacatgaattattcctgtctccaatgccatatatatatataatatgggcttacatggctcattcctgtctccaaagccatataactgatatggacttacatggctcatttctgtcctgtcctgtcctgtcaaccccaatatcctaacattcctaaggttcaaacggggcttcctaatgctttttctctgtcacttcgcctttaattcgactttaaatattcaaagaaaataagtatataaatgctggaaattgacaataataatgtaaaataaaagaatattgcatttatttactgtaaacttacctcgatacaaaatgtgactaaactttacaatttagtcctttactttttcttttccccgatctactcccgaatttcgctcttcttgatttataatagcaaatttaacttatttaatattcacatttatcaaaacagtcgtTGACCCCAGCTTTGGAAatattacatttttgcccctaaacttttacatatttgcacttttgccccaaggctcgtaatttaaacttcatcctattttattatgttttatgacatgctgatcattttcccttctatgggaacatcaaattcacactaacatgtacttatgactattaggtatttttaccgattaagccattttactcgttttcacttaaaactgcttagcacaagttgtctaacataatttaaaacctcatatcctatcataaaacatcaaaataaacacttttcacctatgggtatctttccaaatatgaaccctaacttaaattattgctagcataagctttatcgagctaccgggactccgaaaacgtaaataacattaaaaacggggcttggaatcacttactatggagcttgaaagcttgaaacaaaccctagctatggagaacccttgaaatttcgtgctaatgaagaagatgatgaattttgtgttatttttccctttttatttcatttaatatccaaatgaccaaaatgcccttccttattaaactttcaaaaattccatccacgtcctattttgtccatgaacttaaaaattggtaaaattgttatttaaaccctcctaattaatattcctaagcaatttcatactaaaaacttctagaatgcaagctttgcaaattattcgatttagtccctaatctcaacttaagcactttatgcgtagaatttcatcacaaaattttcacacaatcatgaaatcatatcatgaacctcaaaataataataaaataaaattttctacctcagatttgtggtttcgcaaccactgttccgtttaggccctatttcgggatgttacattgtCTTATCGAAGTTTACTCAAATATCGAgtatattgctcaaaattttcttaaacatatacttgcacttattcatcatataatcatgttcacatgtatttttacttaatcgattttctcgttgaactCTTCCGAATAATAACCGATACTCAGTTTCCTGCACAtgttttcacacttgtagccaaagccatctggtatgcatagtagtctgcacttagtactatacatgcaaccaattatccagtacacgtagtagccttcattTAGTACtattcgggtacgcatagtatcctacacttagtactacacatgcgaccaattatccggtgcacgtagtagcctgcacttagtactacacacgtgacctcacaatagatcattcatatcgtttctattccgaaggctcaaccgtgaaattcctcactttctaacatgttacaatttattcatagtcatttttcaatttacaatttacaacaaataatcattctataggcaaccacatttcatatgataacaagatataataaaataaaaagaatcgataaattatttatgtacaaacttacctcggatccagaaatgacaatttaccattctagtccataaccttgtattttcccgatttaagcccaaatcttgatttccttgatctataatatcacatttagcctactaactagtcacactattcatatgggtctaaaaatcatatttttacaaatttttattttgacccctaaacttttgcatattttcacttttttccaaggttcgaaaattaaatttcttcctattttcttatattttatgacatgttgatcatttttcccttctatagaaacatcaaattctcactctaacatgtacttatgaacattaggtatttttaccgattatatcgttttactcgttttcacgtaaaatcgcttagcaaaagttgtttaacacaatttcaagcttcatatactaccattaaacatcaaaatacatgcatatcattcatgggtaaatttttaaacataaatcctagctcaaaataatggtagaaatgagcagatcatgttaccgagatttcaaaaatacatagaacattaaaaacggagctcggaatcaattactattaagcttggaagcttggccaaaccctaaccatggctgctcttggtacattctgctatagcaagaagaaagggacacatttagggtttaaaatttgtcttttaattcattttacctctaaatgatcaaaatgccctttttactattctttcaaaatttacccaatcaaggccatttttgtccaacaagttataaaatggtttaattatcatttaaggacctcccatttaaaatttcataacaatttgatacctctaacatgtagaactcaacttttgcactttttacaatttagttctttttactaaattgagtgcccaaacgtcgaaattttcgaacgaaatgttcatgaaatcattttttgaaatattagaccataaaaatataataaaaatgaaattttcctcatcatatttgtagtcccgaaaccactgttccgactaagctcaaaatcaggatgttacataaaTAGCTGCCTTTTTGTAACTTTTCAGTTTCTTCCACACTGGGTTCCTCCCTCGACTCTAGGCAGTCCAAGATCTCTTTATGTTCTTTAGTCTCATTACTATCATCCACTAAATTTTAGTACAGCTGAGATTTGATAATTTATGGCCAATTGAGAATTTTGTACCACATCACATGCACAAACATTTCTTTCTATGCTCCTTCCTTTCCTCCATGGTAGGTAGTTTGTTGGACCTAAGGTTATTCTATTCTAGTTATGGGACGAGAAGAGTGATGAAATATGATTGTTTGTAAGTTACGTAAGGTTTTCCTTGGAATATTAAACTCTATGTATTCCCATTTGTTTATTAAGATTGTAGGCATTTGTTAAAGTTTTTCAAGTGAAATATCTTAATTGGTTTGGCTATCTCTGATATAAGGATTCAAATAAAGATATGCTAAGTGCATATTCATCCAACACCAAGGAGTCCTTCAACCTCTTCATAATATTCATCCATAGTGTTTACCACAAAGCATGTCGAGCTGCGTCATCACTACGCACACCTTTTCTTACTCTCGGGGTTAGTTAGCTTTAAAAAGTTATTCCATTTTCAACAACTATCCTCTAAAATTTAAAGATACATGAAACTTACTGTCTGCGTTTTGCACTAAAAGAATAGTCCATGAGCACTAGCAAAGTATAGTAACAATATCAAATACCATAAATAactttacaatattttttttatagaataatttaGGAATATTAAAAGATGGAGAATAGAAAtaagcttctttttctttttagaaaGTATATAGAAAAAAAAGCTTTGTTTCCACGTTTTGGGTATATATTAGTGTCTTATAAATGAAATTTGCCTCTTATTTATAAGAgctttcatgtctcttcatacaGACATAAGCATCTGATATATATGCCTATTTAGATAGCCACATCTTTTAATAATGAACACaactatttaatatatattacttgAATAATCATAACTTTTATTAATAATCATGTAACATAACTTCAAGTAACAAGACACATAACTCATTACTTTCAAATAATAACAATTCTTGATTAGTAATAAGTGTTGTAATTTTTGGTTACTTACAATTTTTCTTTTGCAACTAttgagataatatatattataaaaatgttccAAATCACCATTACTGCTTGAGCGCCTTTTGTTGTCCTAATGAAGATTCAACCCAAGATTACTTGGAGCGCCCATGAGCTTGGTTTGACTCTCCATCCTTTTCTTCATATGTGCAAACATGGTCCTTATTTCCATTCCAAAACTTTCCGCACCATGTTGCATTTCTAATTGTTAATCATTACGGGTTTGCTTTTGCTCAGTAGTAAGCTTTGAACTTATCCATTTCCTTCCCCAAACGGGTGATTGTTTCACCCCTAAGCCAATATGTTCTGCAAATGTGCATCTTAGAAGACTCTCCTTTTATGTTTAGTAACTGTGGCTACTTTAGTTTCTATCACGTTAGGGATTTCATCTTCTTGGAAACAGATTCTTAGGGAGCATTTTTAAGCTTTAGGTCTCTTTACTTTATTTTGCTGACCAACTTAACAGTGGTGATTGCTCTGACTTCTTTTTTCACGATCATGGATAACTATATGAATGAAGTGACTTTCAAATCATCTTCAATGCATGGAATCTTTTTTTGGGTTGTTTCCTCAAATATGTTACGAACTATATGAATAAAGAAAGATTTTCAGCCTATGCTCTGAAGCCATATGGTATACGATTTATGTAACATTACCCAGAGGATGACAAGTGATTGAAGCAAAAGCTTATTACAAACTATGTTTACTGCTTTATACCCCAATATCATCACTTTTGTCTCCAAGAAACCTCTCTTCAAAACACCGGCCATCGATTTTCTTCCGCAACATGGATCCAGCATGTTCTTTGAGCTTTTCTATGAATCAACATTAATATACGAACATGGAAACCTCAAATTAGGTAGCTGGCCTTTACCATTCATCTGCCATTTCGAGCACTATTAATTTACTGTTTATTTGGATTCTGAGAAAAAGGGATGATTTAGAGCTTGACGTGCAGTGAGACGTTCAGATGGATCGTATTTTAATAAACCTTCCAATAGGTCTGCAAGAAAATATCTCGAACTCTCTACATGTTGTGATACCATATTCTGAAATAAGGAACCGATATTGAATCAGAGAAAGAAAATCTACGTAACAAAACAAACACATGAAAGGCAATATGACCTTCAGGCGATCAAGCTTCTTAACAGCTCTAATACTCTCCCTAGAAACTGCTCCTTCAGGCCAATTTAGTCTAGAGCCGCTCCGGAAATATTTTTCTGAACCTCGGCTGTATCAAACCAAAAATATGGTGAGATGCAATGCAATTAAAACCACTTGATTATGTGATTAAAAGTAAGCTTATAACTTACCTAGCCCTTCGAATCATATGCTCAGGAAGAGGTCCTAATACCCTCTCCATCATTGCCAAATGCTCCAAGTTCTCATGGGTCTGAAATAATGCTCCACCCTACACATGATTTAACCAGCGTAAGGTCCCATGTTCCACATCTAAAAAAGCTAAATTCATCTAAAGGAATGCAAGACTTACCGTGCATAGTTCAATAAGTATACAACCAACACTCCAAAGATCACAAGGATAACTCCAACCTAGACCTGCATCAATGTATTAATAAATGTATCAAAACAACAAATGGCATAATTGAAGGGAGTCATAACAACAGATGGCACATTTGATCGGTGCCAAAACAACAATTAGCACACTTGAAAAGTGTCGAAGTAATTTAAAGCATATACAGAAACAATCTAGGCAATTCAATCATACAAGATATTAAAATGGACGAACTCAAAAGGGAAACCAAACAGTAAGTCATTCGACTATTTTCTATTAGATTTTCAGATGCTGTCCTAAAATACCCTTCCTTGAACTCAACTGGAAACTAGAATAATACCTGGGAAATAGAACAAAACACCAAACAGACAAAGAGAAACAGAATATTCATTACCTAGAATAATCTCAGGGGCTCTGTAATGCCTTGTGGAAACAATGGAGCTGTGATTCTGATTATCGAATGCAGTGCTACCAAAATCAATCAGCTTAATGGCACTTGACTTTGGCAAGCACCATAAATGCGTTTCATCTGAAGAACTCTGTACCATTTCAAGCATTTTTTATTCATAACCAAGTTTGTACCCCaaatctaaaaatgcataaattatcAATTATAAAAACCCAAACTACCTTGCAGCCAGGAAGCTTTACACATTCAGAAGAAACAAGAAGAATATTTTCAGGCTTCAGGTCAGTATGGATTAAGTGTAAATCATGCATATCTGCCAGATAAGTAATAGCATAGGAACACATTAAACAAAAGAAACATATTAAGCAACCCAATGCCACCCTTGTACAAGCAAACAAGGCCAAGTAACAGAATAAGGTGATTTCTTAGGGAAGGAAAGATGACAATGTTGAGCCAAGAACAATCCACACACATGCTACAGATTCCAAAAGCTGATGTCCAAATTCGCGAACAAGACCCACAGGAAATGGGGAGTATTTATTTCTCTTTAGAAAATCAAATAAACTTGGTCCAAGCTTCTCAAACACCTGGTAACACCATTAAAAACACCATTAAAATGCATTCACAGGAAGATTTTTGTTCAGTCCCAATTCAATAAATGAAGTCTACAAGGACAAAATATCTATAATTAAGAACTCAACGTATCTTAATAGATTCAAGTTTCAATTATCAGTATTTCAACTAATTTGCCTAAAAAGAACCACAGAAAACTGAGAAGGAATGAAGGATCATGCATTCTAAGAGAACATGCAACCACTCCTTTCATAGCAAAATGCAAAGTAAACCTCTTATTTAGAATAAAGTTGCCtataataaggaaaaaaaaatgccTGAAATGGAAACTCAAGAAGATGGTTAAAAGAAGGTTCTTGAATACTTACTATACAAATGTGATTGCGGAAATCAAACCAATTCCGAATCTGCACACAGCTGCAAGTAATAACCCAAAGTGTGTTAGCACAAACTCTACTAGATACAATATCCATAAACAAAATATAGGAAGACATACCCAGAGGTGCCCTTTTCATTCTTTGCCAGATGCTGAAGTATATCGATTTCAATCATAGCAGCATCATGGTATTTGCGAATGCTTCTAACTATCTTAATAGCAACATACTCTCGTGTTTGACGGTCCCAACATTCCAAAACTCGGCCAAACGTGCCTACAACACTAGCAATTTTTGCTGAGAAGTGCCACAACCAGAATCACAGAAATTAAAAGATCTCACAGCAGAGCACTTTGTCAGCTAACCTTCACCCATCTTACTAAGTATTTTATCTGTCAAAACATTAATTATACAAATCATTAATCAAAACTAAATCACAgaggataaaaataaataaataatgcttACATCTTGGAGTGAGATTTTCGCCGAGATTGAAAACATAATGGCCATCGTGGTCATCACCCCTCTTGGGCGGCGACGAACGCCGAGCCTTCGCCAGAGTTTGATGCGCCTACAAACCAATTCCCAACCCCAAAAAGGTCAGATTTGTATTCACACACCAAGTAAACAACTATAGCCCCTTTAGGATAATTCTCTCCTTTCTGCTCCAGCTGTGCCCTAAGACACCTTAACCCTTTCTTTTTATATATGAGGAACCAACCTCTAGCCCAGACGGTGCCACGTCCCACCCAAGACGAGGCCTTTTCCTGGTTCGCGTCTTCTCCACCTCTTCCGTTTCAATTCCCATTCTTAACTTGTTGACAGTCGATCCCTCTATGTATCTGCAACACAAAATTGATAAGCTTTCCAATAGATTTCACAGTTTTCGCCGAGAGGAAAAGAACAATTGTAGATCTCTAAGAGAAAATTCTCTTTTTTAAGGAAAAGCCAGCTAGGGTTTTCTCAATATGGATCGAGGATTATTTTTGCGCGAAATTTGCCTATTAAGTCATTATTCCTCAAATGTTTTTGGGTAAACTAATTGATTAATCATTCAATTATtagcaaatttttattttagtagtaaaaaattacaaaattatcattAATAGATTGATGGCATGACTGTTAACTCATAACCTTAATAACTAATTTGATTCCCTAcactataattaaaatatcaatttggtatttttagaatttttataaagaaaaattaattcattttctaaaattataatataattttaaaaaatttaaaaaggaaaaaaatataatttatttttgagtAAACTACTCaattggtcacccaacttttaggacgttttcattttcatcaccCAAGCATTAAATCCTTTACAACGGGGTGACCGTACACTTAAATCATGTGCACGtcatgtttacactttcattttggtcaccaaaTTTCTAGAtcgctttcattttagtcataagaaaaaaaatcttttttaagTATTAGATAAAAAAAGAGATTAAAATGAAAAGACGatataaactaaaataatgcatTGAAATTTTGTCAAATTGGACTTGCTTATTCCATTGttgaaaattataaacaaaaatcaATGTTGAAACTTTAAATTTTAGAACATCAAAATCAgttaaataaattgttgattttTTCCTTGATAAGGCCAATCACTATAATAGTGAAATTAATGTCAAATTGGACTTACTTATTCAATTgttgaaaattctaaaaaaaaataaatattgaaattttaaattttagaacatcaaaatcaattaaataaattgttgatttttttcCTTGATAATGTCAAtcaatttgttactataatag comes from the Gossypium hirsutum isolate 1008001.06 chromosome A06, Gossypium_hirsutum_v2.1, whole genome shotgun sequence genome and includes:
- the LOC107954806 gene encoding serine/threonine-protein kinase AFC3 → MGIETEEVEKTRTRKRPRLGWDVAPSGLEAHQTLAKARRSSPPKRGDDHDGHYVFNLGENLTPRYKILSKMGEGTFGRVLECWDRQTREYVAIKIVRSIRKYHDAAMIEIDILQHLAKNEKGTSGCVQIRNWFDFRNHICIVFEKLGPSLFDFLKRNKYSPFPVGLVREFGHQLLESVAYMHDLHLIHTDLKPENILLVSSECVKLPGCKSSSDETHLWCLPKSSAIKLIDFGSTAFDNQNHSSIVSTRHYRAPEIILGLGWSYPCDLWSVGCILIELCTGGALFQTHENLEHLAMMERVLGPLPEHMIRRASRGSEKYFRSGSRLNWPEGAVSRESIRAVKKLDRLKNMVSQHVESSRYFLADLLEGLLKYDPSERLTARQALNHPFFSESK